A single region of the Nicotiana sylvestris chromosome 6, ASM39365v2, whole genome shotgun sequence genome encodes:
- the LOC138870578 gene encoding uncharacterized protein, translating into MRRSRSANNLIPFDPEIELTLHRLRREVDARTRIERELDIVVQPQPIEMADTYNYPNVSKDYVRLTLFPFSLIGEAKEWLNKEPVNSIRTWDDLARKFLIKFFPTKKTKVLRSQILRFEQRAGETLRQAWERYKKMFRNCPHHCQTDEVLGHTFVDGLDDASKMNLDSTCGGEGDSRKAVKQKSAGLLKLDEVSAMRADIAKLANQMTRMTMQQPQIMQHVQQMTICCELCGDSHMSDMCPTNPESIYYVGQQNRGPLNQHAQYGNSYNPSWRNHPNFSCGGNQQNQNQHRPQGDFNQLQRPPQQMEENTNDLLKKLLIDNQQLRTDFRNLERQMGQLATTQNTRPARALPSDTEKNSQVNAVTLRNGKELEEVPKKKKDKPIPEGELIPKVTQEQKNAAEISEPVEALRPPPPFPQRLQKKNDDRMFTKFLSMLSQVQLNIPLIDVLREIPKYAKYIKDIVAHKRRLTDFETIALTEECTSRVQNKLPQKLKDPGSFTIPVRIGNVDVDRVLCDLGASI; encoded by the exons ATGCGAAGAAGTAGAAGCGCAAACAATCTCATTCCTTTTGATCCCGAAATTGAACTAACACTTCACAGATTAAGGAGGGAGGTGGACGCGAGAACCAGAattgaaagagagttggacatcgtagttcaaccacagccaatTGAGATGGCAG ATACCTACAACTATCCGAacgtttccaaggactatgtcagaCTGACACTTTTCCCCTTTTCACTGATTGGGGAAGCTAAGGAGTGGTTGAATAAAGAGCCAGTAAATTCAATCCgcacctgggatgatctggcgaggaaattcttaatcaagtttttccccactaagAAAACAAAGGTATTGAGGAGTCAAATTCTTAGGTTTGAACAACGAGCGGGCGAGACACTGCGTCAAGCATGGGAAAGGTACAAGAAAATGTTCAGAAACTGTCCTCATCATTGCCAGACGGACGAGGTATTGGGTCACACTTTTGTAGATGGCTTAGATGATgcttcaaagatgaatcttgactCCACTTGTGGGG GTGAGGGTGATTCACGAAAGGCAGTTAAGCAAAAATCAGCTGGGTTACTTAAGTTAGACGAAGTGTCAGCCATGAGAGCCGATATTGCAAAGTTGGCTAATCAGATGACTCGGATGACAATGCAGCAACCACAGATAATGCAACACGTACAACAGATGACTATTTGCTGCGAACTCTGTGGTGACAGTCATATGAGTGATATGTGCCCCACGAATCCAGAATCCATCTATTATGTGGGGCAACAGAACAGAGGTCCACTAAATCAGCATGCACAATACGGGAATTCTTACAATCCAAGTTGGAGGAATCATCCCAACTTCTCATGCGGTGGAAATCAGCAGAATCAGAATCAGCATAGACCCCAAGGGGATTTCAATCAGCTTCAGAGACCACCCCAACAAATGGAAGAAAATACCAATGATCTGCTAAAGAAGttgttgattgacaatcagcaactcaggaccgacttcagaaatcttgaaagacaaatgGGGCAGTTAGCAACAACGCAAAACACTAGACCTGCGCGCGCCCTCCCCAGTGATACAGAAAAGAACTCTCAAGTGAATGCAGTTACACTTAGAAACGGGAAGGAGCTAGAAGAAgtgccaaagaaaaagaaagacaagcCCATACCTGAGGGAGAGTTGATCCCTAAAGTGACTCAAGAGCAAAAGAATGCTGCTGAAATTTCAGAGCCCGTGGAGGCCCTTAGACCACCACCACCTTTTCCCcagagattgcagaaaaagaatgatgatcgcatgttTACAAAATTCCTCTCTATGTTGAGCCAGGTTCAATTGAATATCCCACTCATTGATGTGCTTCGTGAAATTCCAAAGTATGCTAAATACATAAAagatatagtggctcacaagagaAGATTAACTGACTTTGAGACAAttgcacttactgaggagtgcacttctagggtccaaaataagctccctcaaaagcttaaggatcccGGCAGCTTTACGATTCCTGTGCGTATTGGTAATGTTGATGTGGATCGTGTtctttgtgatttgggggcaagcatCTGA